CCCAAAGTTCAAAGAAATGGTGTCACCTTGAGCCTTCAACTTTACACTTTCAGCTGTAGTCCGATCTGTGTCCATCCGTGGTTACTTATGGTAAGTCGCGGTTTTATAGGTCGGTATTCGATGCTGCGCAGGTTAAAAAAGTAAGCGGCAGGAAACTGTGCCTATTCCCTTCCGAACCTGGTGGATTCCTTAAGGATCTGGTGCCAGATTTTCTTCCCGAGCGCCTCCTGCTGCTGCTCGCTGAGCGTGAGAAACACCATGCCGGCGAGCGTTCCGCCGTCGGCAGTGTTTGTCACCGGTCGGGTATGAACTACGCGGCCGCGAGTTCTCAGGGGCTCTGCACCCGTGCCCAGCGGGATTTCCAGATCGAGCAGGTCGTCCTTTTTGACCTCGCCGGAAACCATCAGCAGGACGCCGCCATCACTGACGTCCCTCGTTTCCCCTATGCTCGTCTCTCTGCCCGGGAGACGGTAGCCGGTCTCTAAGATACACTGAGTCCTCTCAGACTGTCTCCGCTCCTCCGGATATGGTGGTTTCATAGATACCTCATCGATCTGGCAACCATTCTACCTTGGCGCTGACTCAGGCGCAAGCGG
This genomic interval from Candidatus Auribacterota bacterium contains the following:
- a CDS encoding PilZ domain-containing protein, coding for MKPPYPEERRQSERTQCILETGYRLPGRETSIGETRDVSDGGVLLMVSGEVKKDDLLDLEIPLGTGAEPLRTRGRVVHTRPVTNTADGGTLAGMVFLTLSEQQQEALGKKIWHQILKESTRFGRE